In one window of Leptospira sp. GIMC2001 DNA:
- the thrC gene encoding threonine synthase — protein sequence MSVATSKFTAEFRCTHEGCGATYPLGEIIYTCKKDGELLEVSHDMEKLSSRSGADWKELFDARIGSYRFPFNSGIWSKREWVLPEIETQNIVSSGEGNTHLYDTGRFAKELGLDGLFVKQCGVSHTGSFKDLGMTVLVSQVNQMIADGKDIKAVACASTGDTSAALASYAAKAGIPSVIFLPANKVSAAQLIQPVSNGSLVLALDTDFDGCMNIVKQVTEKQGIYLANSMNSLRIEGQKTIAIEIVQQLGWEVPDWIVIPGGNLGNVSALGKGFEMMFDLGLIDRLPRICLAQAKNASPLYDAFLRDYSDFKPVTANKTLASAIQIGDPVSVKKAIKILKKFNGVVEIASEAELSDAAHRADRYGLYNCPHTGVALAATFKLIEAGTIRKKDKVVVISTAHGLKFTEFKVQYHNSQIPETDSRYINKIVECDANISKVLEILDKRL from the coding sequence ATGTCTGTAGCAACTTCAAAATTTACTGCTGAATTCCGATGTACCCATGAAGGTTGTGGTGCAACCTATCCTTTGGGAGAAATAATCTATACTTGCAAAAAAGATGGAGAGCTCTTAGAAGTTTCGCACGACATGGAAAAATTGTCGAGTAGATCTGGAGCCGATTGGAAAGAATTATTTGACGCGAGAATCGGTTCTTACAGATTTCCATTCAATTCTGGAATCTGGTCGAAGAGAGAATGGGTTCTTCCAGAAATTGAAACGCAAAATATCGTGAGTTCTGGCGAAGGGAACACTCACCTCTATGATACTGGAAGATTTGCAAAAGAATTGGGCCTAGATGGTCTCTTTGTTAAGCAATGTGGAGTTTCGCATACTGGAAGTTTCAAAGATCTGGGTATGACTGTCTTAGTAAGCCAAGTGAATCAGATGATAGCCGATGGCAAAGATATTAAAGCGGTCGCTTGTGCATCTACGGGTGATACATCTGCAGCACTAGCCTCTTATGCTGCCAAAGCTGGAATTCCATCTGTAATTTTTTTACCAGCTAATAAAGTTTCTGCGGCACAATTGATACAACCAGTCTCGAATGGATCACTAGTTCTGGCTCTCGATACGGATTTCGATGGATGTATGAATATCGTCAAGCAGGTCACAGAAAAACAAGGTATCTATTTGGCTAATTCGATGAATTCTCTCAGGATCGAAGGACAGAAAACAATTGCGATTGAAATAGTTCAGCAATTGGGTTGGGAGGTTCCAGATTGGATTGTAATTCCAGGAGGAAATCTTGGAAATGTTTCGGCGCTTGGAAAAGGATTTGAAATGATGTTTGATCTTGGCTTGATTGATCGATTGCCAAGAATTTGTCTTGCTCAAGCAAAAAATGCAAGTCCTCTGTATGATGCTTTTTTGCGAGATTATTCAGATTTTAAGCCAGTGACTGCCAATAAGACTTTAGCATCTGCAATTCAAATTGGTGATCCTGTTTCTGTTAAGAAAGCAATTAAAATCCTCAAAAAATTCAACGGTGTAGTAGAAATTGCCAGTGAAGCGGAATTATCGGATGCTGCACATAGAGCTGATCGTTACGGATTGTACAACTGTCCTCATACAGGTGTTGCACTTGCAGCGACTTTTAAGTTGATTGAGGCGGGAACCATTCGTAAAAAAGATAAAGTTGTTGTTATTTCAACTGCACATGGTTTGAAATTCACAGAATTTAAAGTCCAATACCACAATTCTCAAATTCCTGAAACAGATTCAAGATACATCAATAAGATTGTTGAATGCGATGCGAATATTTCCAAAGTATTAGAAATTCTGGATAAACGGTTATAA
- a CDS encoding bacteriohemerythrin — translation MSVEWNEKYVTNITEIDTQHQRLFFLLGEVEKLYESNKGNLTKFIPQISKTILDLEHYTISHFLIEERVMEDSDYPDLENHKLLHDKFTTKIQDSKQELIELQKELDEEKLDEFLHKLIKFLGLWLTNHILIKDMDYKPFVKRTL, via the coding sequence ATGTCAGTAGAATGGAACGAAAAATACGTAACGAATATTACAGAAATAGACACTCAACACCAAAGACTATTTTTTCTATTAGGTGAAGTTGAAAAATTATATGAGAGTAATAAAGGCAATCTTACTAAATTCATTCCTCAAATAAGCAAAACCATTCTGGATTTGGAGCATTACACAATTTCCCATTTTTTGATTGAAGAGAGAGTGATGGAAGATAGCGATTATCCAGATTTAGAAAATCATAAATTATTGCATGATAAGTTTACCACAAAGATTCAAGATTCTAAGCAAGAATTGATTGAACTTCAAAAAGAATTAGATGAAGAGAAATTGGATGAATTCTTACATAAACTAATTAAATTTTTAGGATTATGGCTAACCAATCATATATTAATAAAGGATATGGATTATAAGCCATTTGTAAAGCGAACTCTCTAA
- the lepB gene encoding signal peptidase I → MNQKSQDKLKRRILYFTGFIFFVIIIRIFFFQIYVVSGNSMAPTLRNGDIVFVSKLGFPVTSEIFPWHFVYSKPSLNRLDIVIFEDQEGEISLKRLVGEPHEYYELNFGKVMIESTILEEDYIPDGAETNEPSNEMAYKYPDSPFIEMSKSGRIPPGYYLLLGDNREYSTDSRSFGFVPLSRLRGKVFATIK, encoded by the coding sequence TTGAACCAAAAATCACAAGACAAGCTCAAACGGAGGATCTTATATTTTACTGGATTCATTTTTTTTGTTATCATCATTCGCATTTTTTTCTTTCAAATTTACGTTGTAAGCGGTAATTCAATGGCTCCAACATTGAGAAATGGAGACATAGTGTTCGTATCCAAGCTGGGATTTCCAGTCACATCAGAAATTTTCCCTTGGCATTTTGTTTATTCAAAACCTAGTCTCAATCGACTTGATATTGTGATTTTCGAGGATCAAGAAGGCGAAATCAGTCTCAAGAGATTGGTTGGTGAACCTCATGAATACTACGAACTCAATTTTGGAAAAGTTATGATCGAATCCACAATTCTTGAAGAAGATTATATTCCTGATGGTGCAGAAACCAACGAGCCATCGAATGAAATGGCTTATAAATATCCTGATAGTCCGTTCATAGAAATGAGTAAATCGGGAAGGATTCCACCGGGATATTATCTTTTGTTAGGTGATAATAGAGAATATAGTACAGACTCGAGAAGTTTTGGATTCGTTCCTCTCTCACGTCTCCGGGGAAAAGTTTTCGCTACAATAAAATAA
- the glmM gene encoding phosphoglucosamine mutase, with protein sequence MDDFSKLMISVSGVRGKIQDGFNPETILRFSRAFATAMGGSFVVVGRDSRPSGLFVESILNGAILAAGKSVLSLGIVPTPTVKAVVNAKSAESGVIVSASHNPMDWNAFKFVGRNGFFFSQKEIDKVMELVNANQFPQAIYDANVKVDYQYDDAKLHLESILERIDVLAIRKKKYKVLIDAVNGAGSNLIPEFLEMLGCDVYKMHCNPDGQFPRPAEPTEEALVDTSAFVKSSGVDIGFAVDPDADRLVVLTPKLGALSEEYTVPLSLMAVLPEFIGKPKVVLNESSSFVSDRVVKAYGGSVIRSKVGEANVVQAMIDNKAMFGGEGNGGVIDPKINSYGRDSLAGIGHILHLMAKDDKPIDSIFEKLPGLFMKKTKFAREGREILDVFNSIRSGFKSDQVSEIDGLRLAWDYGWIHVRPSNTEPIVRIIAEADSAEKLNEIIHQAEKSLS encoded by the coding sequence ATGGATGATTTCTCTAAATTAATGATATCTGTATCAGGTGTCCGTGGTAAGATACAAGATGGGTTTAATCCTGAAACTATATTAAGATTTTCCAGAGCATTTGCTACTGCAATGGGTGGTAGTTTTGTAGTTGTTGGTCGTGACTCTAGGCCAAGCGGCCTTTTCGTTGAATCTATATTAAACGGTGCAATCTTAGCTGCCGGTAAGTCTGTATTATCATTAGGAATCGTACCAACTCCTACGGTTAAAGCAGTTGTGAATGCAAAATCTGCGGAATCTGGAGTAATTGTTTCCGCATCTCACAATCCTATGGATTGGAATGCTTTTAAATTTGTCGGACGTAATGGATTCTTTTTTTCTCAGAAAGAAATTGACAAAGTTATGGAATTGGTTAACGCTAACCAATTTCCTCAAGCTATTTATGATGCAAATGTAAAAGTTGATTATCAATATGATGATGCAAAATTGCATCTTGAGTCTATACTAGAACGAATCGATGTTCTCGCAATTCGTAAGAAGAAATATAAAGTATTAATTGATGCTGTGAATGGCGCAGGTAGTAATCTTATTCCCGAGTTTTTAGAGATGTTAGGATGTGATGTGTACAAAATGCACTGCAATCCGGATGGGCAATTCCCTAGACCAGCAGAACCTACAGAAGAAGCACTGGTTGATACATCAGCATTTGTAAAATCGTCAGGTGTAGATATAGGTTTTGCTGTAGATCCAGACGCTGATCGTTTGGTTGTCCTTACACCAAAGCTAGGTGCCCTATCAGAAGAATATACAGTCCCTTTGAGTTTGATGGCAGTTCTGCCTGAATTTATTGGCAAACCAAAAGTAGTTCTAAATGAATCTTCAAGTTTTGTATCTGATCGTGTTGTAAAAGCATATGGTGGATCTGTAATTCGATCCAAAGTTGGTGAAGCTAATGTCGTTCAAGCCATGATAGACAACAAAGCAATGTTTGGTGGAGAGGGCAATGGGGGAGTCATTGATCCAAAAATCAATTCTTACGGAAGAGATTCTCTCGCAGGTATTGGACATATTCTTCATTTGATGGCAAAAGATGATAAGCCAATAGATAGTATATTTGAAAAATTGCCCGGACTCTTTATGAAAAAAACCAAATTTGCTCGCGAGGGTAGAGAAATATTGGATGTTTTCAATAGTATCCGATCTGGTTTTAAATCTGATCAAGTTTCGGAGATAGATGGGCTGAGGCTCGCCTGGGATTATGGCTGGATTCATGTGAGACCGTCTAACACCGAGCCTATAGTAAGAATTATAGCAGAAGCCGATTCTGCAGAGAAATTAAACGAAATCATTCATCAAGCGGAGAAATCCTTGTCGTAA
- a CDS encoding LIC_10450 family protein yields MSQENTDYIRVNSINEIDPNKLSLSFVGKKFIDKDNNRFSIRFNRETRKMEVVKIMIRSGGKIQEDNSLRAWEESKEIDKPLQDYIKPDTQVTKQSLETPNIHESSSPHDSKKQLDSKKNSQSASIPSQSTDKSKDNKDDFNFSGIDLDISLEDFGSPVTPSRTETSQENLEIQETRSQSSKPEENYDDKKGVNEKSTSASSEIKTKAIKPEEEKNKIEALMKSIEEAKTRIQSVLNNIKSSRIFEITGDPSENKNIIGNLTREFDVEVFQPLEKISNYLKELTSYPRAINYYTAKFEKSKRDDLSLAVNDKDKLALVMRWEMQEGFTSLLGKFKALSHSLLDVFNLKTETHVKQLQYQNQLMFTDAKNATIFCSQDIEKLIKDVENWKYETN; encoded by the coding sequence ATGAGCCAAGAAAATACTGATTATATCCGAGTGAATTCGATCAACGAGATTGATCCCAATAAATTATCTTTATCTTTTGTTGGTAAAAAATTTATCGATAAGGATAATAATCGATTTTCGATTCGATTCAATCGTGAGACTCGTAAAATGGAAGTTGTCAAAATAATGATTCGCTCAGGAGGCAAAATCCAAGAAGACAATTCTCTACGCGCTTGGGAAGAGTCGAAAGAAATTGATAAACCACTGCAAGATTATATAAAACCAGATACGCAAGTAACTAAACAAAGTTTAGAAACTCCTAATATTCATGAATCTTCGTCCCCGCATGATTCAAAAAAACAATTGGATTCCAAAAAGAATTCTCAATCAGCTTCCATTCCATCCCAGTCAACAGATAAATCAAAAGATAATAAAGATGATTTTAATTTCTCAGGAATTGATCTGGATATTTCTCTAGAAGATTTTGGATCACCAGTAACACCTTCTCGTACAGAAACTAGCCAAGAAAATTTGGAAATTCAAGAAACCCGTTCCCAATCCTCCAAACCTGAAGAAAATTATGATGATAAAAAAGGAGTCAATGAAAAAAGCACTTCTGCTTCTTCGGAGATAAAAACCAAAGCAATAAAACCAGAAGAAGAAAAGAATAAAATTGAAGCTTTGATGAAATCTATTGAAGAAGCCAAAACGAGAATACAATCTGTACTCAATAATATAAAATCATCTAGAATATTTGAGATAACGGGAGATCCATCCGAGAACAAAAATATAATCGGAAATCTGACACGCGAATTTGATGTAGAAGTGTTCCAGCCCTTAGAAAAAATCTCAAATTATCTAAAAGAACTCACTTCATATCCTCGAGCAATCAACTATTATACTGCCAAATTTGAGAAATCTAAACGAGATGATCTATCACTTGCTGTAAATGATAAAGACAAGCTTGCTCTTGTGATGAGATGGGAAATGCAAGAAGGATTTACAAGTTTGTTAGGCAAATTTAAAGCATTGAGCCATAGCCTTCTAGATGTATTCAATTTAAAAACGGAAACGCATGTAAAACAATTACAATATCAGAATCAACTAATGTTTACCGATGCGAAAAATGCTACAATATTTTGCTCCCAAGATATTGAGAAATTGATAAAAGATGTTGAAAACTGGAAATACGAAACGAACTAA
- a CDS encoding DUF1801 domain-containing protein has protein sequence MPAKKKVKSDNKYFIKYEDKSIGQEHLIPIFRELRKLILKYKKGSIQIRQDGPGIIHLMSEKSCFYGGKNRTEISFTSALIQKGYVGFYFMPVYAESEIKKLFGNKLLSCLKGKSCFHIKELDKQIFKEIDEALAKGYTVYKENGYID, from the coding sequence ATGCCTGCCAAAAAAAAAGTAAAATCAGACAATAAGTATTTTATTAAGTATGAAGATAAATCGATTGGGCAGGAACACTTGATTCCGATTTTTCGTGAACTGCGAAAACTAATTCTTAAATACAAAAAAGGTTCTATTCAAATAAGACAGGATGGACCAGGAATCATCCATCTTATGAGTGAGAAATCTTGTTTTTATGGAGGAAAAAATCGAACCGAAATTTCGTTTACTTCAGCTTTAATTCAAAAAGGATATGTTGGTTTTTATTTCATGCCAGTATATGCTGAATCGGAAATAAAGAAATTATTTGGAAATAAACTTCTTAGCTGCTTGAAAGGAAAAAGTTGCTTTCATATAAAAGAATTGGATAAACAAATTTTCAAGGAAATTGATGAGGCATTGGCGAAAGGATATACTGTTTACAAGGAAAATGGATATATTGATTGA
- the cutA gene encoding divalent-cation tolerance protein CutA, whose amino-acid sequence MKFEFCMVYITTTDRKEADLISKTLVEKRLAACANIFEDMESMYHWKSKIESDNECVVILKTKVVLFGELNEVVKNIHSYENPCVVAYPMLDGNSEYLDWIRNETK is encoded by the coding sequence ATGAAATTTGAATTTTGTATGGTTTATATCACAACAACCGATCGCAAAGAAGCCGATTTGATTTCTAAAACATTAGTTGAGAAAAGACTTGCGGCTTGCGCAAATATTTTTGAAGACATGGAATCTATGTATCATTGGAAATCGAAAATCGAGAGTGATAATGAATGCGTCGTGATCTTAAAGACAAAAGTTGTATTATTTGGTGAATTGAATGAAGTTGTGAAAAATATTCATTCATATGAAAATCCTTGTGTTGTTGCTTACCCAATGCTTGACGGAAACTCAGAATATCTAGATTGGATAAGAAACGAAACAAAATAA
- the rpsT gene encoding 30S ribosomal protein S20, which produces MANLKSSKKDIRRTIKRTAANASKKARLRTSAKNILKNVKEGNLEKASLLYKEYSSLLDKAAKTNLIHKGNASRKKSRMALLISKTSKAQSATAA; this is translated from the coding sequence GTGGCAAATTTAAAGTCATCCAAAAAAGACATAAGAAGAACAATAAAGAGAACTGCAGCCAATGCATCTAAGAAGGCTCGTCTCAGAACCAGTGCTAAAAATATTTTAAAGAATGTAAAAGAAGGAAACTTAGAAAAGGCTTCACTTCTGTACAAAGAGTATTCATCATTATTAGATAAAGCAGCGAAAACAAATTTGATTCATAAAGGAAATGCGAGTCGTAAAAAATCTAGAATGGCACTTTTGATTTCCAAAACTTCAAAAGCACAATCAGCAACTGCTGCTTAA
- a CDS encoding glucose-1-phosphate thymidylyltransferase, whose translation MKESSQIKRIIILDNEVIPGLDILTRFRSFVELRVGHETILERLHRKYPQAKTFYINSNEVSRNFFLSKHPSILPLEHKNTESNYKSESGDLVIEPGSYKPWDLIQNIPNYLEEDISHVKEISKWKSKFKSKFKRIDLVGKEKHLYIHPDTIIYPGVVFDTTNGPIIIDKGVTISSFSFLEGPLYIGSKSKIDDARLTGGTVIGSQCRIGGEVSNTIIQDYSNKHHEGFLGHSFIGSWVNLGALSTTSDLKNNYGTIEIQSGNQKINTGTIKFGSVVGDYAKIGIGVMLNTGTSIDVGSNIVSSKVKGYTPPFSWIDSGEKYRLDRFLQDTKKIMSRRSMIMPQELENYISYIYSKMIQNKN comes from the coding sequence ATGAAAGAGTCTAGTCAGATCAAAAGGATAATCATTTTAGACAATGAAGTGATTCCTGGATTGGATATATTAACGCGATTTCGATCATTCGTTGAGCTTAGAGTTGGGCACGAAACTATATTAGAAAGACTACATAGAAAATATCCGCAAGCGAAGACATTCTATATCAATTCCAATGAAGTGAGTAGGAATTTTTTTCTCTCTAAGCATCCTTCGATACTACCGCTAGAACATAAAAACACTGAATCCAATTATAAATCAGAAAGTGGAGATCTAGTAATTGAACCTGGATCTTATAAACCTTGGGATCTTATACAGAACATTCCCAATTACTTAGAAGAAGATATTTCTCATGTCAAAGAAATATCAAAATGGAAGAGTAAATTCAAATCTAAATTCAAACGAATCGATTTGGTAGGTAAAGAAAAGCATCTTTACATACATCCTGATACGATCATTTATCCAGGAGTTGTTTTTGATACTACCAATGGTCCAATTATAATTGATAAAGGTGTCACTATTTCATCTTTTAGTTTTCTTGAAGGTCCATTGTATATTGGAAGTAAATCCAAGATCGATGATGCGCGGTTAACAGGTGGAACTGTTATTGGAAGTCAGTGCCGCATTGGTGGGGAAGTATCGAATACAATTATTCAAGATTATTCTAATAAGCATCATGAAGGTTTTCTGGGTCATTCTTTTATTGGTTCATGGGTGAATCTGGGTGCTTTGTCAACAACTAGTGATCTAAAGAATAATTACGGAACGATTGAAATTCAATCAGGTAACCAGAAAATTAATACCGGCACGATAAAATTTGGTTCCGTAGTCGGTGATTATGCTAAGATTGGAATTGGGGTCATGCTTAATACGGGAACTAGTATTGATGTCGGTTCAAATATAGTTAGTTCAAAAGTAAAAGGTTATACTCCTCCTTTCTCATGGATTGATTCTGGAGAAAAATATAGATTGGATAGATTTTTGCAAGATACAAAAAAAATAATGTCTCGTCGTTCAATGATCATGCCTCAAGAATTAGAGAATTATATATCATATATTTATTCGAAAATGATACAAAATAAAAATTAA
- a CDS encoding thiolase C-terminal domain-containing protein has protein sequence MSPIILGVCDSIESDISNYQELSNYERYFALLESAVDGLCNFLGTDRTEVSQYLTDFVSIDAAALARTGYGQMVKDANDLGFTGIQCHTVDLGGASVCGAIGEAWRIAESNPYAVILVAGADVPKSVFRQVSDLKKLTATVANSEYEIPYGATLIAMYGLLANKQMQDNDIDISEYENITKYFRNIAIENPRSFYYRKEIIDKQFTKFLAYPYSTPMIAIVTDHGFATIVVGHKAHEELIAKSVIKEKSNPLYLIGTGHCIHSEYFSLKSKLESPAGIAAERAFASAGCNRNSIEYAWIYDCFIGMIISQASAYFGENPKKVAEALQNGKIPIGDKEIPINMGGGILNYQAAMSMSGATGLVDVLSQYGLSKNPLPLSQKLTTPPKLSLLGGNGGIDSINSVALFSQESANTQSQRKPIIHRRLKLNKIIHPEKNTNSTIAKNNIDQSQNQIPNEQTERIGTILTSTVVYFNPGGEKKTPYVLALVSLENGNFVMTNIYQENGDECRNLDLIKNNHTKIRIIPNNNIWKGIIVE, from the coding sequence ATGAGCCCAATAATTCTAGGAGTTTGTGATTCAATCGAATCAGACATTAGCAACTATCAAGAGTTATCAAATTATGAACGCTATTTCGCACTTTTAGAATCTGCTGTCGATGGACTTTGCAATTTTTTAGGTACAGATCGTACGGAAGTTTCTCAATATTTAACAGACTTTGTTTCCATAGATGCAGCAGCTCTTGCTCGAACGGGTTACGGACAGATGGTAAAGGACGCAAATGATTTGGGCTTTACTGGAATTCAGTGCCATACGGTCGATCTTGGAGGTGCCAGTGTTTGTGGTGCAATCGGAGAAGCATGGCGAATCGCAGAATCAAATCCTTATGCAGTAATTTTAGTTGCAGGCGCAGACGTTCCAAAGTCCGTTTTTCGTCAGGTAAGTGATCTGAAGAAACTTACTGCTACCGTTGCAAATTCTGAATATGAAATTCCATATGGTGCCACGTTAATCGCAATGTATGGACTACTTGCTAATAAACAGATGCAAGATAATGATATTGATATTTCAGAATATGAGAATATAACCAAATATTTCCGAAATATTGCAATTGAAAATCCGCGCTCATTTTATTACAGAAAGGAAATCATAGACAAACAATTTACGAAATTTTTGGCTTATCCATATTCAACACCCATGATTGCAATCGTCACTGATCATGGATTTGCCACTATTGTTGTTGGGCATAAAGCCCATGAAGAATTGATCGCTAAGTCAGTCATAAAAGAAAAATCTAATCCGTTGTATTTGATTGGAACGGGACATTGTATACATTCAGAATATTTTTCCTTAAAATCTAAATTAGAAAGTCCGGCTGGAATTGCGGCCGAGAGAGCTTTTGCGAGCGCAGGATGCAATAGAAACTCAATTGAATACGCATGGATATATGATTGTTTCATTGGAATGATAATTTCTCAAGCTTCCGCATATTTTGGCGAGAATCCGAAAAAAGTAGCAGAGGCTTTACAAAATGGAAAAATTCCAATAGGAGATAAAGAAATTCCGATCAACATGGGCGGTGGAATACTAAATTACCAAGCAGCGATGTCAATGTCTGGAGCAACCGGATTGGTTGATGTTCTTAGTCAGTACGGATTGTCCAAAAATCCATTACCTTTATCACAAAAACTTACTACTCCACCTAAACTTTCTCTTCTTGGTGGCAATGGTGGAATCGATTCTATCAACTCAGTGGCTTTATTTTCACAAGAATCAGCCAACACCCAATCGCAAAGAAAACCAATAATCCACCGAAGACTCAAACTCAATAAGATCATTCATCCTGAGAAAAATACAAATTCTACGATTGCTAAAAATAATATTGATCAATCACAAAATCAAATTCCTAACGAACAGACAGAACGGATTGGAACGATTCTGACAAGTACGGTAGTTTATTTCAATCCAGGTGGCGAGAAGAAGACTCCCTATGTACTAGCACTCGTATCGCTAGAAAATGGAAATTTTGTTATGACAAACATTTATCAAGAAAATGGAGACGAGTGCAGGAATCTTGACCTGATAAAAAATAATCATACAAAAATTAGAATAATTCCAAATAATAATATTTGGAAAGGTATCATCGTTGAGTAA
- the glmS gene encoding glutamine--fructose-6-phosphate transaminase (isomerizing): MCGIVGYIGKRDAYPIIIKGLKRLEYRGYDSAGVALLNGGLKVYKKKGKVAELESHVGGSDISSNIGIGHTRWATHGEPNDINAHPHSSSDGKLAIIHNGIIENYQSLKTELEQKGYKFKSETDSEVIILLIEEIKKRNNCNLDEAVRLALNEVVGAYAILILSSDDDKQLIAARKGSPLVIGIGNGEFFVASDATPIIEYTNNVVYLDDYEIAVIRDGELNIKSIEDVPKTPFIHHLEMELESIEKGGFSHFMLKEIHEQPKSIRDCLRGRLIAKDNHLNLNGMYQYMNKFLNTDRVIFVACGTSWHAGLVAEYLFEDIARINVEVEYASEFRYRNPVIRENDVVVAISQSGETADTLAAIDLAKSKGATIFGVCNVVGSSISRASHAGAYIHAGPEIGVASTKAFTGQVTVLAMMAIILGLKKGTLSESRYRELLFELDSIPDKIQKILENTEPVKRIAETFQFAKNFLYLGRGYNFPVALEGALKLKEISYIHAEGYPAAEMKHGPIALIDEDMPVVFIATKDSSYEKIISNIQEVKARKGKVIAIVTEGEKDIHNMAEYVVEIPKTEDCLQPLLSVIPLQLLSYYVAIHRGCNVDQPRNLAKSVTVE, from the coding sequence ATGTGCGGAATAGTTGGTTATATTGGTAAGCGCGATGCGTATCCGATCATCATTAAAGGACTAAAAAGATTAGAATATAGAGGATATGACAGTGCCGGTGTTGCTCTTCTAAACGGTGGACTGAAAGTTTATAAAAAGAAAGGAAAAGTAGCCGAATTAGAAAGTCATGTCGGTGGATCAGATATTTCTAGTAATATTGGAATAGGACATACAAGGTGGGCAACACATGGTGAACCTAATGATATAAATGCACATCCTCATTCTTCGTCCGATGGAAAACTCGCAATCATTCATAATGGCATTATTGAAAATTATCAATCTCTCAAAACCGAATTGGAGCAGAAGGGATATAAATTTAAAAGTGAAACAGATTCGGAAGTTATAATACTATTAATCGAAGAAATCAAAAAAAGAAACAATTGCAACTTAGATGAAGCTGTTCGTTTGGCATTGAACGAAGTCGTAGGTGCTTATGCTATTTTGATTCTCTCATCTGATGATGATAAGCAACTTATTGCGGCGAGAAAAGGAAGTCCTTTGGTGATCGGAATCGGAAATGGTGAATTTTTTGTGGCATCGGATGCAACACCAATCATTGAATATACTAATAACGTTGTTTACTTGGATGATTATGAAATTGCTGTGATCCGAGATGGTGAACTCAATATAAAAAGTATTGAAGATGTTCCTAAAACACCTTTTATACATCACTTAGAAATGGAATTGGAATCTATTGAGAAAGGTGGATTTTCTCATTTCATGCTTAAAGAGATTCATGAACAGCCTAAATCGATTCGCGATTGTCTACGCGGACGATTGATAGCAAAAGATAACCATTTGAATCTAAATGGAATGTATCAGTACATGAATAAATTCTTAAATACTGATAGAGTTATTTTTGTAGCCTGTGGGACTTCATGGCATGCAGGTTTAGTTGCTGAGTATCTATTTGAAGATATAGCGAGAATCAATGTTGAGGTTGAATATGCATCGGAATTTCGATATAGAAATCCAGTGATTCGCGAAAATGATGTAGTTGTCGCAATATCACAATCAGGTGAGACAGCAGATACATTGGCTGCTATAGATTTAGCGAAATCAAAAGGTGCTACTATATTTGGAGTTTGTAATGTTGTTGGAAGTTCCATCTCTAGGGCTTCTCATGCGGGTGCCTATATTCATGCTGGACCGGAAATCGGTGTGGCGAGTACGAAAGCTTTCACTGGGCAAGTTACAGTTCTTGCAATGATGGCGATTATTTTGGGACTCAAAAAGGGAACTCTATCCGAGAGTCGCTACAGAGAATTGTTATTTGAATTGGATAGTATTCCTGATAAAATCCAAAAAATTCTAGAGAACACAGAACCTGTAAAGCGTATCGCAGAAACTTTTCAGTTTGCAAAGAACTTTTTGTATCTTGGACGTGGTTACAATTTTCCAGTCGCGCTGGAAGGTGCTCTCAAACTCAAAGAAATTTCCTATATTCATGCGGAAGGATATCCAGCAGCCGAGATGAAGCATGGACCAATTGCACTTATTGATGAAGATATGCCAGTAGTTTTTATAGCAACAAAAGATTCCTCTTATGAGAAAATCATTTCAAATATCCAAGAAGTAAAAGCTCGTAAAGGAAAAGTTATAGCGATCGTTACAGAAGGTGAAAAGGATATTCACAATATGGCGGAATATGTTGTTGAGATTCCTAAAACAGAGGATTGTCTGCAACCTTTATTATCAGTAATCCCTTTGCAACTTTTGTCTTACTATGTTGCGATTCATAGAGGATGCAATGTCGATCAACCACGTAACCTTGCTAAGTCGGTAACTGTTGAATAG